One Odontesthes bonariensis isolate fOdoBon6 chromosome 17, fOdoBon6.hap1, whole genome shotgun sequence genomic window carries:
- the pax1a gene encoding paired box protein Pax-1a isoform X2 — protein sequence MEQTYGEVNQLGGVFVNGRPLPNAIRLRIVELAQLGIRPCDISRQLRVSHGCVSKILARYNETGSILPGAIGGSKPRVTTPNVVKNIREYKQNDPGIFAWEIRDRLLADGVCDKYNVPSVSSISRILRNKIGNLSQPNQYESSKQASAQAGLSYNHIYPYSYPNTMSPTGTKMGSPPGVPVTAGHMSISRAWPSPHTVSNILGIRAFMDPSAIAGAEGYPPKMEEWSGVNRAVFPAPHTVGGIDKSAIEADLKYPQPSSTLSSYVSACAYSPTNQYGVYNGPAGGYVAPGHHHWQPQSPALSHPGSGMSMHAGEIHSAMAFKHQSREGDRKPPSPLSKQQQQHEDLNSVHGLSLPTSSS from the exons ATGG AGCAAACCTATGGAGAGGTGAACCAACTAGGCGGTGTGTTCGTCAATGGGCGACCCCTGCCCAACGCCATTCGGTTAAGAATAGTAGAACTGGCACAGCTCGGGATCAGACCCTGTGATATAAGCCGGCAACTCCGAGTCTCCCACGGCTGCGTGAGCAAGATTTTAGCGAGGTACAACGAGACGGGCTCCATCTTGCCCGGTGCCATCGGGGGAAGCAAGCCACGGGTCACAACGCCGAACGTGGTGAAAAATATCAGGGAATACAAACAAAATGACCCCGGGATCTTTGCCTGGGAGATCCGGGACAGGCTTTTggctgatggtgtttgtgacaAATACAATGTCCCGTCTGTTAGCTCAATCAGCAGGATTTTACGCAACAAGATTGGAAATCTCTCCCAGCCTAACCAGTATGAAAGCAGTAAGCAAGCCTCCGCGCAGGCCGGGCTCTCCTACAACCACATATACCCTTATTCCTACCCCAACACTATGTCACCCACTGGCACTAAAATGGGGAGCCCCCCTGGAGTACCGGTGACTGCTGGACATATGAGCATATCCAGGGCTTGGCCTTCGCCACACACCGTCAGCAACATCCTCGGAATACGAGCCTTCATGGATCCTTcag CTATTGCCGGGGCGGAGGGATATCCACCAAAAATGGAGGAGTGGAGCGGTGTCAACAGGGCAGTTTTCCCAGCGCCTCACACTGTCGGCGGGATTGACAAGTCAGCCATTGAGGCTGACTTAAAATATCCtcag CCTTCCTCGACACTGTCCAGTTATGTATCGGCGTGTGCCTACTCTCCAACCAACCAGTATGGGGTGTACAATGGGCCAGCAGGAGGCTACGTGGCCCCGGGCCACCATCACTGGCAGCCACAGAGTCCGGCCCTGTCCCACCCGGGCAGCGGGATGAGCATGCACGCAGGGGAGATCCACTCGGCGATGGCCTTCAAGCATCAATCCCGAGAAG GAGACAGAAAACCTCCCAGTCCCCTGagcaagcagcagcagcaacatgaaGACTTGAACAGTGTGCACGGACTCAGTCTCCCTACCTCGTCATCATAA
- the pax1a gene encoding paired box protein Pax-1a isoform X1: MEPHHQLYEQTYGEVNQLGGVFVNGRPLPNAIRLRIVELAQLGIRPCDISRQLRVSHGCVSKILARYNETGSILPGAIGGSKPRVTTPNVVKNIREYKQNDPGIFAWEIRDRLLADGVCDKYNVPSVSSISRILRNKIGNLSQPNQYESSKQASAQAGLSYNHIYPYSYPNTMSPTGTKMGSPPGVPVTAGHMSISRAWPSPHTVSNILGIRAFMDPSAIAGAEGYPPKMEEWSGVNRAVFPAPHTVGGIDKSAIEADLKYPQPSSTLSSYVSACAYSPTNQYGVYNGPAGGYVAPGHHHWQPQSPALSHPGSGMSMHAGEIHSAMAFKHQSREGDRKPPSPLSKQQQQHEDLNSVHGLSLPTSSS; the protein is encoded by the exons ATGGAACCACACCACCAATTATACG AGCAAACCTATGGAGAGGTGAACCAACTAGGCGGTGTGTTCGTCAATGGGCGACCCCTGCCCAACGCCATTCGGTTAAGAATAGTAGAACTGGCACAGCTCGGGATCAGACCCTGTGATATAAGCCGGCAACTCCGAGTCTCCCACGGCTGCGTGAGCAAGATTTTAGCGAGGTACAACGAGACGGGCTCCATCTTGCCCGGTGCCATCGGGGGAAGCAAGCCACGGGTCACAACGCCGAACGTGGTGAAAAATATCAGGGAATACAAACAAAATGACCCCGGGATCTTTGCCTGGGAGATCCGGGACAGGCTTTTggctgatggtgtttgtgacaAATACAATGTCCCGTCTGTTAGCTCAATCAGCAGGATTTTACGCAACAAGATTGGAAATCTCTCCCAGCCTAACCAGTATGAAAGCAGTAAGCAAGCCTCCGCGCAGGCCGGGCTCTCCTACAACCACATATACCCTTATTCCTACCCCAACACTATGTCACCCACTGGCACTAAAATGGGGAGCCCCCCTGGAGTACCGGTGACTGCTGGACATATGAGCATATCCAGGGCTTGGCCTTCGCCACACACCGTCAGCAACATCCTCGGAATACGAGCCTTCATGGATCCTTcag CTATTGCCGGGGCGGAGGGATATCCACCAAAAATGGAGGAGTGGAGCGGTGTCAACAGGGCAGTTTTCCCAGCGCCTCACACTGTCGGCGGGATTGACAAGTCAGCCATTGAGGCTGACTTAAAATATCCtcag CCTTCCTCGACACTGTCCAGTTATGTATCGGCGTGTGCCTACTCTCCAACCAACCAGTATGGGGTGTACAATGGGCCAGCAGGAGGCTACGTGGCCCCGGGCCACCATCACTGGCAGCCACAGAGTCCGGCCCTGTCCCACCCGGGCAGCGGGATGAGCATGCACGCAGGGGAGATCCACTCGGCGATGGCCTTCAAGCATCAATCCCGAGAAG GAGACAGAAAACCTCCCAGTCCCCTGagcaagcagcagcagcaacatgaaGACTTGAACAGTGTGCACGGACTCAGTCTCCCTACCTCGTCATCATAA